From Acinonyx jubatus isolate Ajub_Pintada_27869175 chromosome E2, VMU_Ajub_asm_v1.0, whole genome shotgun sequence:
AGACCATCGTGCGGGGCAGCAAAGGCGCCAAGGATGGGGCCCTCACGCTGCTGCTCGACGAGTTTGAGAACATGTCGGTGACACGCTCCAACTCCCTCCGGAGAGACAGCCCGCCGCCACCTGCCCGAGCCCGCCAGGAAAACGGGATGCCCGCAGAGCCGGCCAGCACGGCCAGAGGGGCCCCAGAGAAAGCGGGCGGCCAAGGCCGGGTCGCCGGTCGCAGCGAGGCGGGTGGCGGCAGTGGTGACAGGCGGCGGGCGGGGCCAGAGAAGAGGCCCAAGTCTTCCAGGGAGGGCTCGGGGGGACCCCAGGAGTCCTCCCGGGATAAAcgccccctctctgggcctgacgTCGGCACCCCCCAACCTGCCGGTCTGGCCAGTGGGGCAAAAGTGGCAGCTGGTCGGCCCTTTAACACGTACCCGAGGGCCGATACGGACCACCCGTCCCGGGGTGCCCAGGTAACCAAtccccctgccccaggacctcCCGCCGTCCCTTTTTCCAAAGCTTCCCCTGTTCCCCACCCACCAACCCCAACCTGTGCCCAGCCCACTGTCCATCTCCATCCTGACCGCCATGTGTCTGTCCCGCAGCCAGGGCCCCTGTCCTGCTCAGGGAGCAGAGCTGGCCCCTGTCCCCTCCACTGACAGCTGCCTCTCTTTTCTGTTGCAGGGGGAGCCTCACAACCTGGCCCCCAATGGGCCGTCGGCAGGGGGCCGGGCTGTCCCCCAGTCCTCCTCCTCCCGGCCTCCCACCCGAGCCCGTGGACCCCCCAGCCCAGGAGTGCTGGGCCCCCATGCCTCCGAGCCTCAGCTGGCCCCCCCGGCCCGCCCCGTCACCACCCCCGCCGTCCCCCCCGCCCCTGGGCCCCCCGGGCCCCGCTCACCACAGCGGGAACCCCAGCGAGTATCCCACGAGCAGTTCCGGGCCGCCCTGCAGCTGGTGGTGGACCCCGGCGACCCTCGCTCCTACCTGGACAACTTCATCAAGATCGGCGAGGGCTCCACGGGCATCGTGTGCATCGCCACCGTGCGCAGCTCGGGCAGGCTGGTGGCCGTCAAGAAGATGGATCTGCGCAAGCAGCAGAGGCGCGAGCTGCTCTTCAATGAGGTGGGCCTCGGgccccctcctgtcccctcctgtccccaccgTCACCCTCCTCTTGGAGTCCTCCACCAGTGGGTTTCGAGGCCCGTTCTGGGCCAGCCCCTGTaagggtggggatgggagaaggCCGTTCAGGGCTGGGGTTCCCTGGGGCTGGGTTCTGGGCCTACCTCCTCTCCTTACTCCTCACACCTCCCCGGGCTGTCACCTCTGCGCCCCCGTACCCCCCGCTGCATCTCTGTCCCGTTACTggccttctctgagccccaggccccTCACACCCTCCCAGACTGGCCCCagagtcccagccctgccccttccGGGGCCCCTGTCTCAGAGAGGCCCCAccctccctgaccccagcccagagctctggcccctccctgtctcccagccCATCAGCCCCTGCGTAGCCCCAGCCTCTCCCGCTCGGCCCTGCCCGGCCTTCCCCTCTTGGGCGCCCCCTGGGCATTCCCCACACAGCCGCTAAAGGGCTCTTTTTGACATGTGACATGTGAGACTATCCCATGCCCGCGCCCCACCCCTCAGTGTCCTCAGGATGAAGGCCTGGCCTCTTGGCCGAGCATTTGAGGTCCAGCCCCCATCTAGGCCCTTGGTTCTGTCCAGCCTCTGGCTTTGGCTCTTGTGGCGTCTGCCAGGGAGCTTGTTACAAAGGCAGACTCCCGGCTCCTTCCCCAGAGGAAGCAGGCCCCGGACTCTGACGCAGGAGTCCCAGGACGGCAGGCCTGGAGGTGGTCTAAACTGTGGCTTTTGCCTCCCCGTCTCAGTACTCCTCAGCTGTCCCCATAACCCTTCCCCCGGCCCCCCAACATTACAGGGCTCCAGCTGCACCGGGAGCTATTCAGCGGGACCCCTGCAAGCGGCGTGTTCCCACCCCCAAGCCCCGGCTTTGCCTCGTTAGGCCCTCTGCCCCTGAAGTCCATCCCCCCCAGCCTTTTATTCTGACCTTGGCTGATAACCTGCTTGTGCTGAGGTCTCATCCCTGTGCGTAGATGTTCTCTTCCCGAGTCCCTCTCCCAACACCAGCCTGGTCATCAGGGCCACTCAGAGACCAGCTCAGGACTGGTCGGAGAGCAGGATCCAAaactggggtgtgggggggcgCCCCCCCACCACGCAGGCATCAGGCCTCAAGCTGCCGTTGGGGTCTGTTGGCTTTGGCACTGGGGCAGGCGGTCCAGGATGACCCTGGTGAGCAGGAGTGACAGGTGGGACTGGGCCTGCAGCATGGCGGGGCCCAAGCCGGGGGCGGGAGAGGAGGCGGGAGGgtggccctccccaccccactgacTCAGCCCGGTACCCAGGTGGTGATCATGCGGGACTACCAGCATGAGAACGTGGTGGAGATGTACAACAGCTACCTGGTcggggatgagctctgggtggtGATGGAGTTCCTGGAGGGCGGCGCCCTCACCGACATCGTCACTCACACCAGGTACCGCCAGGCAGCTGGACCCCGGCGGGCACCCAGCCTGCTGCCTCCCCAGGCTCTCCAGCGGGAGCTGCGTCCCCTCAGACCTGTCCCACGACAGGATGAAGTCCCCTCGGACCCCTTGGGGCGGGGCCGCGTCTCGGGGCCGGGAGGGCCGCGTCCCCCTCGGACCCCCGGCCGGGGCCCTGTCTGCCCCAGTCGCTGACCCCCATCCCGCGCAGGATGAATGAGGAGCAGATTGCCGCCGTGTGCCTGGCCGTGCTGCAGGCCTTGTCTGTGCTCCACGCGCAGGGCGTCATCCACCGCGACATCAAGAGTGACTCTATCCTGCTGACCCACGACGGCAGGGTGAGGAGCAGGGTGGCTCGGTCTTCCCCCGCCTCTCCCCagttccccccacctctccccagctctcctcTGCTCCGAGGGTATCTCTGATCCCGGGTTCAGTGGCTCAAGGAGCAGTAAGTTTGCGCCTCATGCAACAGTCCGGAGTCGGGtccggggcggtggggggctCTGCTCACGCATCCACCGGGGACCTGGGCTGGCGGAGTCTGCCTTCAGCGCAGGATGCTGGAACTGTGGTCTCGCAttgggcccagagaggggagagggcgtCTGAGTGGCCGGCCACTGCTCTCGGCCATACGCTTCCTCCTCCACCAAGAAACTGTTCCTAGCCGAGCACCCAGAGGTGGGCCGTCGACCGCCATCCCGCCTCCCATCTTCTGGACCTACGCTCCAAATTTGAGGTCCACGGATGAGCCTCCCGGGGCCCAGAAcctgcatttatatttttaagagtagATGTGATTTTCAGCGGGAGGGGG
This genomic window contains:
- the PAK4 gene encoding serine/threonine-protein kinase PAK 4 isoform X3 is translated as MFGKKKKRVEISAPSNFEHRVHTGFDQHEQKFTGLPRQWQSLIEESARRPKPLVDPACITSIQPGAPKGEPHNLAPNGPSAGGRAVPQSSSSRPPTRARGPPSPGVLGPHASEPQLAPPARPVTTPAVPPAPGPPGPRSPQREPQRVSHEQFRAALQLVVDPGDPRSYLDNFIKIGEGSTGIVCIATVRSSGRLVAVKKMDLRKQQRRELLFNEVVIMRDYQHENVVEMYNSYLVGDELWVVMEFLEGGALTDIVTHTRMNEEQIAAVCLAVLQALSVLHAQGVIHRDIKSDSILLTHDGRVKLSDFGFCAQVSKEVPRRKSLVGTPYWMAPELISRLPYGPEVDIWSLGVMVIEMVDGEPPYFNEPPLKAMKMIRDNLPPRLKNLHKVSPSLKGFLDRLLVRDPAQRATAAELLKHPFLAKAGPPASIVPLMRQNRTR
- the PAK4 gene encoding serine/threonine-protein kinase PAK 4 isoform X2 yields the protein MFGKKKKRVEISAPSNFEHRVHTGFDQHEQKFTGLPRQWQSLIEESARRPKPLVDPACITSIQPGAPKTIVRGSKGAKDGALTLLLDEFENMSVTRSNSLRRDSPPPPARARQENGMPAEPASTARGAPEKAGGQGRVAGRSEAGGGSGDRRRAGPEKRPKSSREGSGGPQESSRDKRPLSGPDVGTPQPAGLASGAKVAAGRPFNTYPRADTDHPSRGAQGEPHNLAPNGPSAGGRAVPQSSSSRPPTRARGPPSPGVLGPHASEPQLAPPARPVTTPAVPPAPGPPGPRSPQREPQRVSHEQFRAALQLVVDPGDPRSYLDNFIKIGEGSTGIVCIATVRSSGRLVAVKKMDLRKQQRRELLFNEVVIMRDYQHENVVEMYNSYLVGDELWVVMEFLEGGALTDIVTHTRMNEEQIAAVCLAVLQALSVLHAQGVIHRDIKSDSILLTHDGRVRSRVARSSPASPQFPPPLPSSPLLRGYL
- the PAK4 gene encoding serine/threonine-protein kinase PAK 4 isoform X1, whose translation is MFGKKKKRVEISAPSNFEHRVHTGFDQHEQKFTGLPRQWQSLIEESARRPKPLVDPACITSIQPGAPKTIVRGSKGAKDGALTLLLDEFENMSVTRSNSLRRDSPPPPARARQENGMPAEPASTARGAPEKAGGQGRVAGRSEAGGGSGDRRRAGPEKRPKSSREGSGGPQESSRDKRPLSGPDVGTPQPAGLASGAKVAAGRPFNTYPRADTDHPSRGAQGEPHNLAPNGPSAGGRAVPQSSSSRPPTRARGPPSPGVLGPHASEPQLAPPARPVTTPAVPPAPGPPGPRSPQREPQRVSHEQFRAALQLVVDPGDPRSYLDNFIKIGEGSTGIVCIATVRSSGRLVAVKKMDLRKQQRRELLFNEVVIMRDYQHENVVEMYNSYLVGDELWVVMEFLEGGALTDIVTHTRMNEEQIAAVCLAVLQALSVLHAQGVIHRDIKSDSILLTHDGRVKLSDFGFCAQVSKEVPRRKSLVGTPYWMAPELISRLPYGPEVDIWSLGVMVIEMVDGEPPYFNEPPLKAMKMIRDNLPPRLKNLHKVSPSLKGFLDRLLVRDPAQRATAAELLKHPFLAKAGPPASIVPLMRQNRTR